One segment of Triticum aestivum cultivar Chinese Spring chromosome 2A, IWGSC CS RefSeq v2.1, whole genome shotgun sequence DNA contains the following:
- the LOC123188452 gene encoding rab3 GTPase-activating protein catalytic subunit has product MHQLPPPPPASSTSLVSRARTAIHSAAARAERVLTDIKADLRDADGSSEHRTPSPRTSMDRQVDAEAAASASGQAPDVKPPPDEVPEVIPSADEEGLKIEAGSTSSSNLSFPPASIVKQLIAAIEDGKRFSSMNDMKFSGDQYLKEKGGLSLSVVKSLVRREKEERSSSEFFGDDETKSLMYSLFKFAEELPHDESQCAPELLHSASLSRDIHGAPPGSFVHHLGEIIGGISSVHKMAFFWQSVVVELKKLWSDGQPVPRMSLNAAPDLNCCLLYQEIQVINCCIARKQRRKAAKETLDSLLKQESIDNSNPRYSNGDSRDSGIYASNSSGDQVLRLGVDHASGNLTLLETGEPVYSPILQEGPIMTAELIKETEELVLRTGSVGAGCSQLLSDMQAFKAANPGCVLEDFIRWHSPPDWSEDCAASNATVGEGSSRRGRLSDRMQTKEGNLWKELWEAAKPIPAVEQTPLYDEDLAVESIFDALEVIEPGKLFQQLLSVILSVCFVAAESVLPADSNLSKLFYDCKDYIIGIYQDDMSKEKLDEICKVYETMEAIVTHPEDALQIMEQPDEKSAENKNRFKLKLNFTGKDRQSLWKRVAKDEKKTSPNDEKKSPEEKNTNFFSNLRERKAALFSKKNAKTSELPSAPPPSALGPFDESEWTIL; this is encoded by the exons ATGCAccagctgcctcctcctccccccgcgTCGTCGACGTCGCTCGTGTCGCGGGCGCGCACGGCGAtccactccgccgccgcccgcgccgagcGCGTGCTCACCGACATTAAAGCCGACCTCCGAG ATGCGGACGGATCCAGCGAGCACAGGACGCCGTCGCCCAGGACCTCGATGGATCGGCAGGTCGACGCTGAAGCGGCCGCTTCCGCCTCGGGTCAGGCGCCGGACGTGAAGCCTCCGCCTGATGAG GTCCCTGAAGTAATCCCCTCAGCAGACGAGGAAGGCTTGAAGATAGAAGCCGGGTCAACTTCTTCATCTAACCTGTCCTTTCCCCCAGCTTCAATAGTTAAACAGTTGATTGCAGCCATTGA AGATGGAAAAAGATTCAGTTCAATGAATGATATGAAGTTCAGTGGTGACCAATATCTGAAAGAGAAGGGTGGCTTGAGCTTGTCTGTTGTTAAGTCACTTGTTCGCCGTGAAAAGGAGGAAAGATCTAGTTCTGAATTTTTTGGTGACGACGAAACAAAATCCTTGATGTACTCGTTGTTCAAATTTG CGGAAGAGTTGCCCCACGATGAAAGTCAGTGTGCCCCAGAATTACTTCATTCAGCATCTTTGTCCAGGGATATCCATGGTGCACCACCTGGAAGCTTTGTTCATCACTTGGGAGAGATTATTGGCGGCATTAGTTCTGTGCACAAGATGGCATTTTTTTGGCAATCTGTAGTTGTTGAG TTGAAGAAACTATGGTCTGATGGGCAACCAGTGCCTCGAATGTCATTAAATGCTGCACCGGACTTGAATTGCTGTTTACTATATCAGGAGATACAAGTTATAAATTGCTGCATTGCCAGGAAACAACGGAGAAAAGCAGCAAAGGAGACACTTGATTCCTTGCTAAAACAGGAAAGTATTGATAACTCAAATCCCAGGTATTCAAATGGAGATTCTCGTGACAGTGGGATTTACGCAAGCAATAGCAGTGGTGATCAGGTTCTTCGGCTTGGTGTTGACCATGCATCCGGGAACTTAACACTGTTAGAAACTGGTGAGCCTGTATATTCTCCGATTCTGCAG GAAGGCCCTATTATGACAGCAGAGCTCATAAAAGAAACAGAGGAACTTGTCTTACGGACAGGAAG TGTTGGTGCTGGCTGTTCTCAGCTTTTATCAGATATGCAGGCGTTCAAG GCTGCAAACCCGGGATGTGTCCTTGAAGATTTCATTAGGTGGCACTCTCCACCTGACTGGTCTGAAGATTGTGCAGCAAGCAATGCAACAGTAGGGGAGGGCTCATCTAGACGTGGCCGGCTAAGTGACAGAATGCAAACAAAAG AAGGAAATTTGTGGAAGGAATTGTGGGAAGCAGCAAAACCTATACCTGCTGTTGAACAAACTCCGCTATATGATGAAGATTTAGCTGT GGAGAGCATATTTGATGCCTTGGAAGTTATTGAACCAGGAAAACTGTTTCAGCAGCTACTCTCAGTCATT CTTTCTGTATGCTTTGTAGCAGCTGAATCAGTGCTACCAGCAGACAGTAATCTGTCAAAATTATTCTACGATTGTAAAGACTACATCATTGGCATTTACCAAGATGACATGTCAAAAGAGAAGCTGGATGAGATCTGCAAG GTTTATGAGACGATGGAGGCCATAGTAACCCATCCTGAAGACGCTCTTCAGATCATGGAGCAACCTGACGAGAAGTCTGCCGAGAATAAGAACCGCTTCAAGCTCAAGCTGAATTTCACTGGCAAAGATCGTCAGTCTCTGTGGAAGCGTGTAGCCAAGGATGAGAAGAAAACATCGCCAAATGATGAGAAAAAATCACCGGAAGAAAAGAATACAAATTTTTTCTCGAACCTTCGTGAGAGGAAGGCCGCCCTATTTTCGAAAAAGAATGCAAAAACTTCAGAGTTGCCATCGGCGCCCCCACCATCAGCTCTGGGTCCATTTGACGAGAGCGAATGGACGATTTTGTAG